One Armatimonadota bacterium genomic window carries:
- a CDS encoding DUF1080 domain-containing protein, whose protein sequence is MPLLVPCVALLLASSANAKVHADLVAKNEPSRDVWVFRCVLDHFPRMATLALGPGYWLSYDASNCGLYKFWKGEVKFDGAVYTTVHGPQPTTDGPAIEQGSTTDEAWTVFVDGKAQSVKPRYRGHRFDLKDRNIVHFQYDFKVGGKTVRVNETPTLLWSDGKPVGLRRQFSVGDYTADGFKGATMGSLSFEVALGNANGTFKHFLPSGGTYSVENGKNEFKFSGNLATVDALMDPAPGALQTVIDSKELYASISPQGGSQDQQKKEQESDVREAGLAYRGYQLDRALLFIPRLVPNQTPNVSRKIDQILFFGSDDFGLQGKMYVDISGWIKIKKPGLYLFRLSSDDGSRLTIRGEKVIDNDGVHEAVAKEGSLELDAGSHPMKLEYFNNTPDSFLQLEWKKPGDANWDVVPADAFETLADEVRVTSPGNKKVIDSLFPQRPGDGRPLLDVHPSFDLTTPRPKDFNPRVGGMDFYPDGRMVMCTWDPDGAVYEVSGTETGDPSKVKVKKIATGLSEPLGIKIVGKDIYVFQKGEMTRLRDLDGDGIIDEYYCLCNGFGVTENFHEFSFGLVYDKGYLYGTLAIGMNAAGRSTEKQNFDRGRVIKVNATTGDYQFVASGLRTPNGISKDAKGRIFITDNQGDWLPSCKLLELTPGAFYGNRSVDPDGMKNTKDVLPICWFPQGEIGNSTSQPASFDYGPYKGQMIVGDVTHGGLKRVYMENVNGRLQGTAFRLTQGLEAGINRVIIGPDKSVYVGGIGSTGNWGQEGKERYGLQRLTYNGKTTFEMLAVRPAKNGAEIELTEPLLDNGLPYYLSDFFVSTWTYVPENTYGGPKVDEKELPVKSLTISKDRKKIFLEFDGVQPNHVLYFKMPSELQAANGDLMWSTEAWSTVNSVPNRTGKVSPAKTVANYSVMSAEEKAEGFKFLFDGSSMDAFRGYNRKDLPKGWVIADGVLAYVPGVEGGDIITKEQYGDFELRMEWKISEGGNSGIMYHVQEGKGATFETGIEMQVLDNARHNDGKNPLTSAGSAYGLYAPTQKVVLPADQWNRVRIICKGNHVEHWLNGVKVVEYEKDSPDFKERLAKSKFKDWADFAKFSTGYIALQDHGDTVAFRNIRIRKL, encoded by the coding sequence ATGCCCTTGCTTGTGCCTTGCGTTGCGCTCCTGCTAGCTTCCTCTGCCAATGCTAAAGTCCACGCCGACCTGGTCGCGAAGAATGAGCCTTCGCGCGACGTGTGGGTGTTTCGATGCGTTTTGGACCACTTTCCCCGGATGGCTACGTTGGCCCTTGGTCCGGGCTACTGGCTAAGCTACGACGCCTCAAACTGTGGCCTCTATAAGTTCTGGAAGGGCGAGGTCAAGTTCGATGGAGCGGTCTACACGACGGTGCACGGCCCACAGCCGACGACTGACGGCCCGGCGATCGAGCAAGGATCGACGACGGATGAGGCCTGGACGGTCTTCGTCGATGGAAAGGCGCAGAGCGTCAAGCCGCGGTATCGCGGCCATCGTTTCGATCTGAAGGATCGAAACATCGTTCACTTTCAGTACGACTTCAAAGTCGGCGGTAAGACGGTTCGGGTCAACGAGACCCCGACCCTCCTTTGGAGCGACGGCAAGCCGGTTGGCTTGCGGCGGCAATTCAGCGTCGGTGACTACACAGCCGACGGGTTCAAGGGGGCGACGATGGGTTCGCTTTCGTTCGAGGTGGCGTTGGGTAATGCCAACGGGACGTTTAAGCACTTCCTGCCGTCGGGTGGCACATACTCGGTCGAAAACGGCAAGAATGAGTTCAAATTCAGCGGCAATTTGGCGACGGTCGATGCTCTGATGGACCCGGCTCCGGGCGCTCTTCAGACGGTCATCGACTCAAAGGAGCTTTACGCTTCGATCTCGCCACAAGGGGGAAGTCAGGACCAGCAGAAGAAGGAGCAGGAGTCCGACGTACGCGAAGCAGGCTTGGCCTACCGCGGCTACCAGTTGGATCGAGCCTTGCTCTTCATCCCGCGATTGGTGCCAAACCAGACGCCGAACGTGAGCCGCAAGATCGACCAGATTCTTTTCTTCGGATCGGACGACTTTGGCTTGCAGGGCAAGATGTACGTCGACATTTCCGGCTGGATCAAGATCAAGAAGCCGGGCCTTTACCTGTTCCGCCTCAGTTCGGATGACGGCTCACGACTGACAATCCGTGGCGAAAAGGTGATCGACAACGACGGCGTGCATGAGGCGGTGGCAAAGGAAGGTTCGCTAGAGCTCGACGCCGGTTCGCACCCGATGAAGCTGGAGTACTTTAACAACACGCCGGATTCATTCCTGCAATTGGAGTGGAAGAAGCCGGGCGACGCCAACTGGGATGTGGTTCCCGCCGATGCGTTTGAAACATTGGCGGACGAGGTTCGAGTCACGAGCCCTGGAAACAAGAAGGTTATCGACTCGCTGTTCCCGCAACGACCAGGTGACGGCCGTCCGCTCTTGGACGTTCACCCGTCGTTCGACTTGACGACCCCGCGACCGAAGGACTTCAATCCTCGGGTTGGCGGCATGGACTTCTATCCCGATGGGCGAATGGTCATGTGTACCTGGGATCCAGACGGTGCGGTTTATGAGGTTAGCGGAACCGAGACGGGTGATCCGTCGAAGGTGAAGGTCAAGAAGATCGCAACCGGTCTTTCGGAGCCGCTCGGAATTAAGATCGTTGGCAAAGACATTTACGTGTTCCAGAAAGGCGAAATGACTCGTCTACGCGACCTGGACGGCGACGGGATCATCGACGAGTATTATTGCCTCTGCAACGGCTTTGGCGTGACCGAGAACTTCCATGAATTCTCGTTTGGTCTGGTCTACGACAAAGGCTACCTTTACGGAACATTGGCCATCGGCATGAACGCGGCGGGACGTAGTACTGAGAAGCAGAACTTCGACCGGGGACGCGTCATCAAGGTGAACGCGACGACCGGTGACTACCAGTTCGTGGCTTCGGGCCTGCGAACGCCCAACGGCATCTCGAAGGACGCGAAGGGGCGAATCTTCATCACGGACAACCAGGGCGACTGGCTTCCGTCGTGCAAACTTCTAGAGCTGACGCCGGGGGCATTTTACGGTAACCGGTCGGTCGATCCGGACGGCATGAAGAATACGAAGGATGTTCTGCCGATCTGCTGGTTCCCGCAGGGCGAAATCGGAAACTCGACCAGCCAGCCGGCATCGTTTGACTACGGACCCTACAAGGGGCAGATGATCGTCGGCGACGTGACGCACGGCGGTCTCAAGCGCGTGTACATGGAGAACGTCAACGGCCGGCTCCAGGGTACAGCGTTCCGTCTAACTCAGGGCTTGGAAGCGGGCATCAATCGCGTCATCATCGGCCCGGATAAGTCGGTCTACGTCGGCGGTATCGGTTCGACCGGTAACTGGGGCCAGGAAGGGAAGGAGCGGTACGGACTGCAACGCCTGACCTACAACGGCAAGACCACGTTTGAGATGCTGGCGGTTCGCCCGGCGAAGAACGGCGCGGAGATCGAATTGACCGAGCCGCTTCTCGACAATGGCTTGCCTTACTACTTGTCAGACTTCTTTGTCTCGACGTGGACGTACGTGCCGGAGAACACTTACGGCGGCCCGAAAGTGGACGAGAAAGAACTGCCGGTGAAGTCGCTGACGATCTCCAAAGATCGCAAGAAGATCTTCTTGGAATTCGATGGCGTCCAACCCAACCATGTTCTTTACTTCAAGATGCCGTCTGAGCTTCAGGCGGCGAACGGCGACCTGATGTGGTCGACGGAGGCCTGGAGCACGGTGAACTCGGTTCCGAACCGAACCGGAAAGGTTAGCCCGGCGAAGACGGTTGCCAACTACAGCGTGATGAGCGCCGAGGAGAAGGCCGAGGGCTTTAAGTTCCTGTTTGATGGTTCGAGCATGGACGCCTTCCGAGGCTACAACCGCAAGGACCTGCCGAAGGGATGGGTGATTGCCGACGGCGTGCTGGCTTACGTGCCGGGCGTCGAAGGCGGCGACATCATCACCAAGGAGCAGTACGGCGACTTCGAACTCCGCATGGAGTGGAAGATCAGCGAAGGCGGCAACTCGGGCATCATGTACCACGTGCAGGAAGGGAAGGGCGCGACTTTCGAGACGGGCATCGAGATGCAGGTCTTGGACAACGCTCGCCACAACGACGGCAAGAACCCGCTGACGTCGGCGGGATCGGCGTACGGCCTGTATGCGCCGACGCAGAAGGTTGTGCTTCCGGCGGACCAATGGAATCGAGTCCGCATCATTTGCAAGGGCAACCATGTGGAGCATTGGCTGAACGGCGTGAAGGTGGTCGAATACGAAAAGGATTCGCCTGACTTCAAGGAACGACTTGCCAAGAGCAAGTTCAAGGACTGGGCAGACTTCGCGAAGTTCTCGACGGGCTACATCGCTCTGCAGGACCACGGCGACACGGTCGCTTTCCGAAATATTCGAATCCGAAAACTGTAA